The stretch of DNA ATGGCATTGCACATGTCTGGATGCGTTCTTCACGCAGCCGGGCGCGAGCCGATAGCCGCATCCAGTGACGTAACGCCAGGACTGCGCCAATCACACTCATCATCGAGCCGGGAATCCAGAGCAGCAGGCCACCAATTTGCTGGTCACGCATGGGGCTAAGCCAGGTGAAGGCGCGTCCGCAGATCGAATAGATGGGATACAGCTCGCGCGGCGAAAAAAAGATGAATGCACCCAGCAGGATCTGCGGGGGAATCGCGGCGATCACCATCAACACGCGCCCCCCCGGCGCGAGCCGGGCGGGCGGCGCGGGACGCGTATCCAGTACCAGCCACCAGAACATCAGGCCGTCGAGCACCATGCTCCAGTTCATCAGCCGATACAGCCGCCAGTCGAGCATCGCTATAAAGTGAATCGGTGAGAGCAGCCAGAAATAAATCAGTCCAACGAATAACCCGACCGCGACCACCGGGTGCAAAAGCACATCGAGTACGGCTCGCACGGGACGTGTCTGCAGCACGGGCCGAATGAAACGTTGCCGCCACGCAAAGGGAATGCCGGCGCGTAATGCCGTGCCGGGATACGCCAGCGCAATGAAGAACGGCCCCAGGTGATGCAGTACCAGATGCTGCGCCCGATGCATGAAAAATTCGTGTTCGAAGAAGTAGTCGAGGCGCGTGTGCAGCGCGACATACAGTGCGCCCAAGCCGAACCAGAAGGAAATCTGCCGTGCCACGGAGAGTTTTGCCCGGCGTACGCCGCGCACAAACAGGATGGCGGTGACAAGCATGACGATGACGACAGTGGGTGACGGCTCCCACGGTTCGAGCCAGTAGAGCAGGTTCATCAGAGGTATAGGTTCTTTGGCAAAAAATAAGGAAAAAAGACGCGGGCGCTGAACGCCGGAACGCGGCTCAGGCGGGGTGCTGGATCAGCCGCTGCAAATCGTGAGCGATAACCTCGGCCGAATCCTGATCGGTTGCGAGTAGTCGTGCATGGCCTTGCGCATCGAAGATATAAACCGCCGAGCTATGAGTGACTTCGTAGTCTCCGTTGGGATCGCGCTGTTCCATCTGATAGGCAACGCGGTAGCGTTTTGCCAGCCCTTCGATTTGCCGTTCGCTGCCGCTCAGGCCGAACATGTGTTGCGTATCGAAGGCGCGGACGTAGGCGTGCAGCGCCTGGGGCGTGTCGCGCGCGGGATCGACCGTGACGAACACAATGCGCACCTGCTGGGCTGCATCGCCGAGCAAGGTCATGACCTGCATCAGGCGCGCCATGGTTTCAGGGCAGACGTCCGGGCAATGGGTATAGCCGAAATACACCAGCGTCGTATGGCCTTTGAAGGTGTCGCCTGTCGCGGGCCGACCATCGTCGCCGGTGAGCGAGAACTCGAGATCCGGCAGATGCCCGGATACATGGGTCAATTGCCACGGCGTGGCATCGCGCGAGCAGCCTGCCAGCGAGCCGAGCATAAGCATGATGCAAAAGAAGGCGGCACGGGCCATGGGCTGAAGACACGAAGGTTTGAGGTGCCGGAGCGTGAAGCGGCCGGATGCGGAGATTGAGGAGCGCACGGACAGAATCCAGAACAGGGAAAAGAACGAGAGTGGACGAGGGCGCTCCAGCATGCGGGAGCGCCAGGCGGCCAACGGAGCGTGAAGTGATCGGCTGATAGCAGGATGGCTGACGGCCTGGGTCTTCATGCCGCCTGATGGCCGGGTGTCGGGTGTCGCAGTGGCTGCGACTTTAGCGCAAATGCAGGTGTGCTGTCGCGTCTCGTGGAGCGCAAATGATGGGCGAGGCAATTTGCCGCATCTGTCTGAAAGCCTGACGAAGCCTGATTGTGCGGCTTTTGCAGGGTATCGGGCCGGAGCGCCGGTGAAATCAGGGCGCATGCCGCGTGAGGGCTCCTGCTTTTGCGGCAATGTCTGGAAGGCGGGGTAAGATGCGGGCTCTTTGCCTTCAGCGTAGTGGCAACACAAAACGAGCCGATGCAAGCGGTGCAAACAATACAAACGATGCAAACACTTCCGGTAGGGCTGTCTCTGAGGGAGACAGCATTTTTTCTTGATTTCGATGGCACGCTGGTTGAACTGGCTTCGACGCCGGAGGGTGTGCAAGTTCAGCCCGAGGTTGTGCCACTGTTGCAGACGTTGCAGCGTGTCACGCAAGGCGCCGTGGCGATTGTGACGGGCCGGGGCATCGCCAGTATCGATGCTTTTCTGGGGCTGCCGGATTTGCCGGTCGCGGGGTTGCACGGCGCTGAGCGGCGCGATGCTAATGGCGATACGCACCGCACCGGTTTCAACGATGAGCGGCTGCTGACGATGGAGCAGGTGCTGGCCGAGGCGGTGAAGGCGCATCCAGGCATGTTGCTCGAAATCAAGGGCGCGGCTCTCGCGCTGCATTACCGCAATGCACCGGCATGCGAGCCGCTAGCGCGCACGCTGACACAGCGGCTGGTCGCGGATTACCCGCAGGCTTACGGGGTCCAGCCAGGCAAGATGGTCTATGAAATCAAACCTAAAAACGTGGACAAGGGCCGGGCGCTGCGAGCTTTTCTCAATGAGTTGCCTTTTGCCGGGCGCACGCCGGTGTTCGCGGGCGACGATCTGACCGACGAAAAAGGATTTGCCGTGGTCAATGCCTGCGGTGGCTGGTCGATCAAGGTCGGTGCGGGCGAGACCTGCGCGCGCGCCCGTGTGGCGTCGGTCGCGGCTTTGCTGGCGTGGCTGGCGCAGCTTGCCGCCGCCAACTAGCGTTGATTGGCTACGCGGCGCTGCCTGAGCGTGCTTTCGCCTCTGCTTCCCCCTTTTTGTTCCTGTCTTTGACTTTGATTCCTCTTCGCTTCGCATACGGAAATATCGCACTATGAGCCGACTCATCATCGTATCGAACCGGGTCGCCCCGATTTCCGAAGGTGGCCCTGCGGCGGGCGGGCTCGCTGTCGGCGTCTACGATGCACTCAAGGAAACCGGTGGCATGTGGTTTGGCTGGAGTGGCGAGGTGCAGTCGTCGGGGCAACTGCAAATCAGGCTCGAAGAGCGCGGCGCGGTGACCTTCGCCACAGTCGGATTGTCGCGGCGCGATTACGATCAGTATTACCGCGGTTTTTCGAATGCGACGCTCTGGCCCGCGTTCCACTACCGGGCGGATTTGCTGCAATACGACCGCCACGATTTTGCCGGCTATCGCCGCGTCAATACCTGGCTGGCGCAACAGCTTGTCCCGCTGTTGCAGGACGATGACGTGATCTGGGTTCATGACTATCACCTGATTCCGTTCGCCCAGGCGTTGCGTGCCGCGGGCCTCACCAACCGCATCGGCTTTTTCCTGCATATTCCGTTTCCTGCGTCCCAGGTGCTGCTGGCCGTGCCGCCGCACCGGGAACTGGTGGAGGCGATGTGTTCGTTTGATTTGCTGGGTTTTCAGACCGAGCCCGATGTTCAGGCCTTCTGCGATTACATCGTGTATGAGGCGAATGGCAGCGTCGAGCGTCCACCGCAGGGCCCGCGCCGTATCGAGGCGTTTGGCCGCAGGTTGCAGGTGGCGGCTTATCCGATTGGCGTGTATCCCGACGAAATCGCCGAACTGGCGAAAGCGGGTGAGCGTGGCCGCCCCGTGCGCATGATGAAAGCCACGTTGCACGCGCGCAAGCTGGTGATGAGCGTGGACCGCCTCGATTATTCGAAAGGGCTGGTCGAGCGTTTCCGGGCGTTCGAGCGTCTGCTCGAACATGCGCCTTGGCAACGCAATCACGTGTCGTTTCTGCAGATCGCGCCGCCGACGCGGGCTGACATGCATGCTTACCAGGACATCCGCTTGCAGCTGGAAGGCGAGTCGGGCCGGATCAATGGCCGCTTTGCCGAGCTCGACTGGACGCCGATTCGCTATATTCACCGCCAGTACGATCGCGCGGTGCTAGCGGCGTTGTTTCGCACTGCGCATGTTGGCTACGTGACGCCATTGCGCGACGGCATGAACCTGGTCGCCAAGGAATACGTCGCAGCCCAGGATCCGGCGGACCCTGGCGTGCTGGTGCTCTCACGTTTTGCTGGCGCGGCGCAGGAACTGAATGGCGCGCTGATTGTGAATCCGGTGGATATCGACGGCATGGCCGAGGCACTGGCCCGCGCGCTGGCGATGCCGCTGGCGGAGCGTCAGACGCGCTATGAGGAGATGATGACGCAACTGCGCGAGAACAATGTGTCGGTCTGGCGCGATAACTTCATCCGCGATCTTCAGGCTGCGCGGTAGCGGTTCAGGCCGGCTGCTGCTCGTCGACTTTCTTGCCACCGAGATGCAGCGTGGCTTTGCCGTGCTGCTTCGACAGGAGCTCGTTATAAAGCCCTGGGCGGTTGCGCAGGATTTCCGGGCTGCCATCGTCGATCACCTTGCCGTTGCTCATGACAATGATGCGGTCGAAGTGATGCAGCGTCGACAGCCGGTGTGCAATCGCAATCACGGTGCGGCCGGTCATCAGGCGATCGAGCGCGTGCTGGATGGCTTCTTCAGAGGCGCTGTCGAGTGCCGAGGTCGCTTCGTCCAGCAGCAGGATGGGTGCGTTCTTCAAAATGGCGCGGGCGATGGCGATACGCTGCCGCTGGCCACCCGAGAGCTTGACGCCGCGGTCGCCCACGATGGTGTCATAGCCATCCGGCATGGCTTCGATGAAATCGGCGCAACGCGCTTCACGCGCGGCTGCGAACACGTCTTCGCGGCTCGCGTCTGGCCGCCCGTAGGCGATGTTTTCATACACTGAACGGTGGAGCAGCGAGATGTCTTGCGGCACCAGCGCAATTGCGTGGCGCAGGCTTTCTTGCGTGGTGCTGGCGATATCCTGGCCATCAATCCTGATCTGGCCGCCCTGGGTTTCATAAAAGCGCTGCAGCAACGCCAGTACTGTCGATTTGCCCGCGCCGGATTTGCCGATGAGCCCGACGCGCTGGCCTGCAGCGATATGCAGGTCAAAGTGATCGAGGATTGGCCTGCGGCGCGGATAGGCAAACGTGACGTTTTCGAAATCGACCTGACCGCCTTGCGGGATGAGTTCGGTCGCGTTTGGCCGGTCTGGCATGCCATGCGGCTCCAGCAGGGTTTTGACCGCTTCGGCGAGCCGTGCAACGTGTTGCGTCACATCCACCAGGGCCACGGCCAAGTCGCGTGTGCCATGCAGGATGGTGAACCCGAGCGAGCTGACCAGCACGATATCGCCTGAGGTCGCCCGGCCCTGATCCCAGAGCCATAAGGCCCAGCCGAGAAGCCCGGCCGATAGCAGCGCGGTGATCACCGCATGCAGCAGGCGCAGCTTCTCGAGATAGAGCAGGCTTTGCTGGCGCGCCTCCATTTCGGCTTTCACGGTGGTGCCAAAACGGGCCTGTTCCCGCAGCGTCATGCCAAACGCACGGACCAGCCCCATGTTGCTGATGACATCGACCAGTTCGCCATCGACCGAGGCGGCTCGCGTTGCAAACTGGTGGTGCCGCGCAGAGCCCCGTCCGGCGAGCCTGAAGAGCACCACGGCGAGAATGGCTGAGCAACTGAGCAAGCCCGCCGCCATCAGCGGATTGACCGTGACGATCATCACGATCGCCCCGAGTACCGCGATGCATGGCGGCAGCACGTTCCACGCCATGGTGTTTTCAGCGGTGTAAATCGCATTCGAGGTGGCCGTGATACGGCTGGCCAGCATGCCAGGCTGCCGCTCGGCGTAATAGGTGGGGGAGTGGCCGCTCAGATACTGGAACAGGTCGCGCCGCAAATCTCCGGTGACCGTGACGAAGGTGTGGGCGGCCACCCAGCCGCCCACACGCCATAGCAGGTTATCGGCGGCGATCAGGCCAACGAGGATGGCAAACGCGCCCCAGAGCGGGCCGGGATGGTGCCGGCCCGCACCGAGCACGTCGATCAGATGTTTGATCGCGTATTGGGATGCGAGCGCGCAGCCGACTGCCGCCAGCACGCTGCACAGGATGACCCCGTGTGCGAGCGGATGGCGGCGGATATAGAGCAGGAGAAACGCCAGCGGCCGGTGAGCGTAGCGGGCCAACCGGGCGTTCTGGGCATTTCGCTGGACGAGGGTAAGAGGTTCCAATTGCGCGTGAGGATTGAAGGAATCGGTTTGCTGTCATCGGCCGTTCTGGCGATGGGGGCGGGTGCCGCAAGGGCGAATGCCTCGCATTGTAAACATGCTGAAGCCAATATCTAGCGCTGTGGCACAGAGTTTGATGCAGCTTTGCAGGCCTCCAGGTATGTCGTCTGGCTGCCGCAGTTTGCCATGTTGTACGGCTTATATCCTAAAAATAGGATGGGGCAACGGGCCGTGCGTTGTGTATCAGGAAGCCCAGGGTGTTTTCAAGATATAATTACAAATTGCATTCAATGACGGGCGTATGGCACGGCTAGTGTTGTCAGACGGTATAACCCTGAGATAAAACAAGGGTTTGCAAAATGTGTCCGTTTTGTAACAGGGTAAAGACTTTGAAATAGTGCTGTCGCCAGTGGGGTCCGGTCCAGATAATCGCCAGGCGTTGACGCTATGAAAAGACCGTTGAACGTGTCAACGGAAGGTCCATCCGTGCGTTAATCCCGTGCCTTTACCTGCTTTTTGCCTGATATTTTTCGAGGAGTTACCCCTATGCGAATCGCTCAAATCGCTCCGTTACACGAAGCGGTTCCTCCCAAGCTGTACGGCGGCACAGAACGGGTGGTGTCTTACCTGACCGAAGCGCTGGTCGAACAAGGGCATGACGTGACGCTTTTTGCCAGCGGGGATTCCCAAACCTCGGCAAAACTCGAAGCGTTCTGGCCGCAGGCCTTGCGTCTCGATCCGACGATTCGTGACACGATGGCGCCGCATATGTTGTTGCTGGAAGAAGTCCGTCGTCGCGCTGACGAATTCGATGTGCTGCATTTCCATATCGACTATTACCCTTTCTCGCTGTTCTCGCGCCA from Paraburkholderia hayleyella encodes:
- a CDS encoding cytochrome c oxidase assembly protein; this encodes MNLLYWLEPWEPSPTVVIVMLVTAILFVRGVRRAKLSVARQISFWFGLGALYVALHTRLDYFFEHEFFMHRAQHLVLHHLGPFFIALAYPGTALRAGIPFAWRQRFIRPVLQTRPVRAVLDVLLHPVVAVGLFVGLIYFWLLSPIHFIAMLDWRLYRLMNWSMVLDGLMFWWLVLDTRPAPPARLAPGGRVLMVIAAIPPQILLGAFIFFSPRELYPIYSICGRAFTWLSPMRDQQIGGLLLWIPGSMMSVIGAVLALRHWMRLSARARLREERIQTCAMPSSS
- a CDS encoding SCO family protein; this translates as MLERPRPLSFFSLFWILSVRSSISASGRFTLRHLKPSCLQPMARAAFFCIMLMLGSLAGCSRDATPWQLTHVSGHLPDLEFSLTGDDGRPATGDTFKGHTTLVYFGYTHCPDVCPETMARLMQVMTLLGDAAQQVRIVFVTVDPARDTPQALHAYVRAFDTQHMFGLSGSERQIEGLAKRYRVAYQMEQRDPNGDYEVTHSSAVYIFDAQGHARLLATDQDSAEVIAHDLQRLIQHPA
- the otsB gene encoding trehalose-phosphatase encodes the protein MQTLPVGLSLRETAFFLDFDGTLVELASTPEGVQVQPEVVPLLQTLQRVTQGAVAIVTGRGIASIDAFLGLPDLPVAGLHGAERRDANGDTHRTGFNDERLLTMEQVLAEAVKAHPGMLLEIKGAALALHYRNAPACEPLARTLTQRLVADYPQAYGVQPGKMVYEIKPKNVDKGRALRAFLNELPFAGRTPVFAGDDLTDEKGFAVVNACGGWSIKVGAGETCARARVASVAALLAWLAQLAAAN
- the otsA gene encoding alpha,alpha-trehalose-phosphate synthase (UDP-forming); translated protein: MSRLIIVSNRVAPISEGGPAAGGLAVGVYDALKETGGMWFGWSGEVQSSGQLQIRLEERGAVTFATVGLSRRDYDQYYRGFSNATLWPAFHYRADLLQYDRHDFAGYRRVNTWLAQQLVPLLQDDDVIWVHDYHLIPFAQALRAAGLTNRIGFFLHIPFPASQVLLAVPPHRELVEAMCSFDLLGFQTEPDVQAFCDYIVYEANGSVERPPQGPRRIEAFGRRLQVAAYPIGVYPDEIAELAKAGERGRPVRMMKATLHARKLVMSVDRLDYSKGLVERFRAFERLLEHAPWQRNHVSFLQIAPPTRADMHAYQDIRLQLEGESGRINGRFAELDWTPIRYIHRQYDRAVLAALFRTAHVGYVTPLRDGMNLVAKEYVAAQDPADPGVLVLSRFAGAAQELNGALIVNPVDIDGMAEALARALAMPLAERQTRYEEMMTQLRENNVSVWRDNFIRDLQAAR
- a CDS encoding ABC transporter ATP-binding protein; this translates as MEPLTLVQRNAQNARLARYAHRPLAFLLLYIRRHPLAHGVILCSVLAAVGCALASQYAIKHLIDVLGAGRHHPGPLWGAFAILVGLIAADNLLWRVGGWVAAHTFVTVTGDLRRDLFQYLSGHSPTYYAERQPGMLASRITATSNAIYTAENTMAWNVLPPCIAVLGAIVMIVTVNPLMAAGLLSCSAILAVVLFRLAGRGSARHHQFATRAASVDGELVDVISNMGLVRAFGMTLREQARFGTTVKAEMEARQQSLLYLEKLRLLHAVITALLSAGLLGWALWLWDQGRATSGDIVLVSSLGFTILHGTRDLAVALVDVTQHVARLAEAVKTLLEPHGMPDRPNATELIPQGGQVDFENVTFAYPRRRPILDHFDLHIAAGQRVGLIGKSGAGKSTVLALLQRFYETQGGQIRIDGQDIASTTQESLRHAIALVPQDISLLHRSVYENIAYGRPDASREDVFAAAREARCADFIEAMPDGYDTIVGDRGVKLSGGQRQRIAIARAILKNAPILLLDEATSALDSASEEAIQHALDRLMTGRTVIAIAHRLSTLHHFDRIIVMSNGKVIDDGSPEILRNRPGLYNELLSKQHGKATLHLGGKKVDEQQPA